TTCTTAACCAGCAAAGGAGCATTTGATATGCCAGTAAATGATGCGGTCACCGATTCCGTGACGCAAGTAAACACCGAAGTAGTGGGTGACACCCCCGCTGTTGCGAGTGGAAACCTGTTGCTTTCTACCAGTCAGGCAATGGGCATCTCCGCACTCAACAGTACAGGGGCGAACCAACAAGCGACTTTGGTCCACCAGTCTTCGACAGTGCAGGGAGTGAACTCATTGCTCGCTACAGGTACCGCGGTTATAGGCCGTAGTGTCGAACTCATCCTAGAACCTAGCGCAAGCTAATTAACTGAAATTAGGAGCAAATTATGCCAGTTAATGAACAAGTAACAGACTCAGTAACACAGGTGAACACGAAAGTTGTTGGCGAAACACCAGCAATGGCAATGGGTAACCTGTTGATGTCTACCAGCCACGCTTTGAGTAATGCTGCTCACAACGCGACGGCTGCACAGCAGCAAGCACAAATCACTATGCAGGCTGCAACAGTACAGGGTGTGAACTCTTTGATGGCAATCGGTTCTTCGGTCATTGGCCGTGGTGCTGAAGGCATCATCGAAAAAGGCTAATTACAGCCAGGTTGGAAAAACTAATTGTTAACAACAAATAAGGAACGAAACAATGCCAGTTAATGAACAAGTAACAGACTCAGTAACACAGGTGAACACAAAAGTGGTTGGTGAAACTCCGGCAATGGCAATGGGTAACTTGCTAATGTCTACCAGCCAAGCGTTAGGCACGGCAGCTCACAACGCGACAAGCGGCCAGCAGCAAGCTCAAATCACTATGCAGGCCGCAACGGTTCAAGGCGTTAACTCGCTGATGTCTATCGGTTCTTCGGTTGTTGGCCGAAGTGCAGAAGGCATCATCGAAAAAGACTCGTAATGCCATGCGCACCTTTGTCAGCCAGATGGCTGGCAAAGGTGTATTTGAAGGAGATGTGAATGAAAACGGTAAACACACCCCCTGATCAGGCAGAGTCAGCATTCCACGCGGCGAATCAATCTGTGGCTCAGTCCACTGCCATGGCACTTGCGGATGCAACCGACAATCTGCGCAACCTGAACACATTGAGTACCACGGCGATTGGCACAGCGTTAAGCCAACTTCTGGAAACGGGTGATCCTAAGTACATGGACATCATCGACCAGGCACAAAAAGTGGTGACGAATGGTGCCGAAAACTTCGGTGTTGTCGGCGATAAAGTAGCGACCGTGCTGCACGATCGCTCTCAGTAATGATTGCTGTTCTTCTCATTTCCATTTCAGGTTTGTGAGTTCAGCATTCGTTTCAGCGCCTGTTGAAGGCATCTCAAGGAGTGAATATGAAAGAGCAGGATACAAGATTCGAGAACGAGTTCGAACAGGAACTCTCGCAAAACGCGATTGACCAGTTTAATACCTTGCAGGCGTTCTCGTCTCAACCCACCAGCCTATTGGAAACCACATTGGCTGATACGCTGGGCTTGTCGATGCATAACGCCGTCAGTACTCAGCAACAGTCTCAAATGACCACTGCCGCTTCGGTGACGAACGCTTGTGCTCGATTACTGCAGACTCAAACACGGCCAACGGTTGAGGCGAAAGTAGAGCCCAAAACCGAGCCCGCCATCTTTGTCGATGCCAGTCATCGATTAGGCAGAGAGGACGGTGGTAGTGAAGACATTCAGGAAGACGCTGAAGAGAAAAAACGCTCGTTCAGCTTGTTACGTTTTCTGAAGAGAAACAAAGGGAAGAACGATGACCAGCAATGACACCATAAAGTTTGATGTCAATGAGCAGCTCAAGCAGATTGAGTCGTTCACCGAGCGGCAACAACAGGATGTGCAGAAGTTGATTGCAGAATCGCAAAAGCGTTTTGGTTCAGGCCAAGTCAATGACTCCATCGATGAAGTGGAAAGCGCGGTCACGGGTATGTTGGATAATATCGAAGGCCAGCTTGAGCAGGAAATCAGCAAAATTAATCAGCAGTTGCAAGAGCTGCTGCCAAATGAAATTCAATAAGTGAGGTTATCATGCCGAAAAAAGTCAACGAGCAGATCACGGATTCTGTCACGCAAACCAATACTCAAGTGCTGGCGGGATCGCCTGCTAATGCAATGGGTAACCTGTTTACCTCTATGGGATTAGCGATGTCGAACTTGAACAACAATGCCACTTCAGCACAGCAACAGGCAAACATAGGTATGCAGGCGGCGACGGTACAAGGGGTCAACGCACTCACGGCGATAGGCACTGCAGTTTTGGGTCGTGCAACGGAAGCGATCGTCGAAAAAGACGAAGAATAAGCCCCTAGCCAATGTGACTTTGTTGCTAAAAGTACCCGTTGACCCAATGGCCAATTCAGTTAATGACATTGGCCTTTTTTTTCAGGAGTGAGCCATGAGTGATAAAAACAGTGCAGAAGACCTCAAACAAGTGACTGAGATGATCGACCAACTGACAGAATCCGCCATGTCAGACACCATGGGTCTGCATATGCAAAACGCCGTGACTATACAGCAAGGCATGCAGGCGATTAGCAACGCTTCCACTTCGACAGCGTGCGCCTTGATCCTCAAAAAAGGCGGCTAACGGGTAAGCGCCAATGTCGAATGAGAGCACGACTGACAAGGCCAAACAATCGGTCGCTCAATCTACCGCCATTGCAGTGCAAGACGCTGCTGACAACTTGCGCAATCTCAATACCATCAGTACCACCGCTATCGGTGTTGCTCTTTCCGAATTGCTCGCCACTGGCGACCCCAAATATGTTCAGGTGATCGAACAAGCTCAGAAAATCATGGAAAAAGGCACCGCTAACTTTGCCGAATTAGGTGACAAAGCGGCTAGTGTGGCAAAGAAGTTTGGTTAGCGGGTACACAAGCAATAATGACAAAAAGGTGTCGTTATCCTTTTAGCCAATATTGTGCCGTCATGGATAGGGTGGAGTGTCAACTCGCTGAAGGCAAAACATCAATTAACGCCTAAGCCACAAAGAAACCTAGGTTAAGCTGAGAATGGCATATTAATACCTTGTAGAGTCTGGATTGGCATTCGAAAGGTAGGAAAGTCAATGCGAATTTTAGATATCGTTGTCATTGTCTGGTTAAGCTTTTTAACGCTTTATCAGTTCAATACGTTATTCCAACTGTTTGTTGATGGTTGGTTATAGAACAAGCCCATAGAGAGCCGTCTCTATGGGCTTTGACTTTATACGGGCTGACCTGATGAGTGATTATCAAGTCTTCTACAACACTCGCAAACATTGCTCTGGGGGAAGACTTAGCAGCGTGTTGGCGAAGTGAATTTTTTCATCACGCCACTTCAGCCCAGCTTCTGGACTTTCCTTGGAGCGTCTGTCCGCTTCAAAATAACTGTGTCTTGGTAAACCATCGGCAGGTGTCATGACCATAGACTGCTCATTGACTCGCATCGTAAACAAGAATTGACCTCGTTGACCCGATTGTGCGCCTGGATGGTGCAAGGTGGTATCGCAGCAGTAGCGCTTATCACGCAGTGCTCGGCAGGTGTATTCAAAGGCATCTTGTGTGCCGCGACCGGGGAAGGCGGTATAGATACTGATGCCATCTCGTTGCAAGACTTCACTACCCGCTCCGAGCTGAACGGCGTATTGAACCAGCCTGAACCCTAATACCAAACCACCGACACTGTTGATACCGCTGTATTGAATCGCGCCAGCTAAATCTAGGCACAGACGGTCATCGTTTTCATACAGGTAAAGCTGCGGTGAAACCCATTCGCTTTGAGGAATAAGCAGCTCAGTGATGTCAGGTTGATTCATGGTGGCCTCCGCCGTCAGTTGAAAATCATCAACACAATAATTTATACGAATGAAAATCATTATCAATAATTGAAAGGAAAAAATTTGCTTTGAGTTCAATTTAAATCCGCCATGTTCAGACCAGATGGAGCGACGGGAAAAACCAAGAATATCCACCATTGTTTCGCCTCGGTTTCACATCGGTTTACCACAGTATTGAGGTCTTCACCCCGTTAGAGTGGAGCCAGCCGTGCGTCTTGCTACCCGCTCAACGTTTGAGCTGTGATGAGTCAACACACGTCACATACAGGCGCGCTTCCAACCTTCCATTCAGTTAACAGGAATTTAAGATGCCAATTAATGCCATTCAACAAAAAGCACGTGAAATCAAACGTCGTATCGATAGTGAAATTACCGAAAAGTTTCTTGAAGTTGTGGCCGTGCCCACGGAAGCTGCTGCGTTAAGGGCCGACACCGAGCTGCGTACAAAAGCCGGGCTTAACACCAATAATATCTATTACCACTATTTAAAAGGGGGGCTGCATTAACCAAATTGGACACAGGTGGGCACCCCACCAGTGATTGGGATTTTCAGGTGATGCCGGACTTGGCCACCTATACCAAGTGGGCAACAGCTGCTAATCCAAACGCGGAGCTGGATACCGTCCACAATGCCATGGTCGAAGTCCTTGAGGATGCCGCGCGAGCTCTAACCGCGGGTGTCGCGCCAAATACTGTCACTGCCGCGATGAACACCACAATGAACAACTGGTTGAACGGTGAATTATTGGAGATCATTGAAAATGTCATCCGAGAGGAGACGGGGCTTGTTGGGCCAATAACGGTGGCTTATCGAGATAACCAAAGTCGATGCTATCAGGTCGGCCGAGACATGCGTTACTTACCTGAATGGGATATGCGCAACCATCGTTTGTTCAACAACAACAGCCAGAGAATTGAATTTGGTGTGGGTGATACGGTTTCCCACGCAATGACCAATAACATCAGCGGGTATGGCTTTCAGCCGCAGTGCACGCCCACCATTTATGTCAACCATACCATCCCCGGCTTTTTGCTCTACCGTTTGGCCATTGTCTATGACTTCAGGATCACCCATGGCGGCAATAACGAGGATATCCGATTTAAATCTGAAGTCGTTGATTTATCGACACCACGCATGGGTAACCCTGAATCCTATATTTCAGCTAAGGATGAAGTGACGGTTTTACACGATGACCAAAACGGCGATTTTAAGATCCCGGGTTGGCGTTATATGTTGTTTGAAAACCTGCTGCTGATTGGCGAAATTGAACTAGGGGTGAGTGGTAGCCCACATAAAGAAGCAAAGAGAAAAAAGCGGGCTTCAGCCGCCTTGTTCGCCATTGCCGGTTTGAACAACAACCGAGCCAATCTTAAAGCCCTCGGCAACTCGGCAACCATTCAAGAAATTCCCAACCAGCAAAACGGAACACTCCGAAGAGGTATCGTCCCTCAGATAAAATATGATCTGCTGGGTAAAGTGAACCACTTTGCCGCTTCCGTTAATGAACAAGGACCGACAGATGACGTCATTGGCTACATTAACAAAGCCGTCGAGGGCAATTACGATTTAGCGATCACTGGGTCGGGATTGCAACTGACATCCGCCTGTAATGAAGAGAACGTCAACAAGTTGATGAAGAATCTGCCCAACTTGAAAGCCTGTATTCTGAATCCTTTGACTTTCTCTCAAGTCAATACGGCATTATCCATACTGCTCAAGCCAAAATCGCAAAAGGTCAATCCAAACGATAAATTCAAAGTGATTAACGATGCACTTCTGAGTGCTTGGCTGCAACTCGACAGCAAAGCGTATTTTAAAGATATGGACTTCCCGCTGGGGATGGTCAAACTGACCGTCAATACCAATGCCTATAACGACATTAAAGGTCGAGCGGTTGACCTGAAAAGTAAAAAGTTTGGCACCACTCATATCCACAATGTCCGCGTGATTGAGACATTGAATTCGAAAGAAATTCTGGTGAGTTTCAATAGCCAGATACAACAAGGCATGAATCAGCGCGTACTGAATCAAAACAACCGTGCCCATACGACCTATATCTGTTTTACACTGGATGCCAACCTAGATAACAATAATCCTTCGAACGATTATTACGAAGCCGTGGGGATCGCAATAATGGTCCATGGACCGGACTGGATTCATGTGTGCCATACAAACTGAAGTCTGACAACTGTGAAGATTTATTGGCTATCTATTTGCAAACGATCATGCTGGTTCAAGTGCGCTATCCACTGATGGAGCTCTATCGTCAATTGAAAGATTAAATGTTATCGATGCCAGAAAACAAAAATCCGCCATTAACAGCGGATTTTTTATTGGGACGAAAGCTCCGGTTGAGCAAGTCCGCGACGCAACGGGTGGCCTACTTCAGAATGCGGCTAGCAGAAAACGTGGCTCCCCCTCTTTTTCATATGGCTGAGCCGCGCGATCTGGGTACTGCCCGTTAAGCTAGTATCAAGGACATACGCACACTGAGTGTTGTTGTCGAGTGGCTCGAAGTGCTTGATGTCTTGGCCACTGAAGCTTCCCCATAACCCGACCAGTAGTATCACTTCATCTTGAGGTAAGGATTGACGTAAGGCGGTGACACGTTGGGCATCGTCGTAGAGTTTGTTGCGATCTTTCTTTGACGCCAACTCGTCCTGATGAAGCACATGAAACTCGAACCAAAGGTTTTTACCCGGTGTCGCGATACGCAGATCCGCTTTGGACGCGTAGCGCTTGTCGCAAGGCTCGACGGCAGACGATTTGCTGACAAACTTGAGGTACTCGTCACCGTGTTGATAGGGAGAGGCGAAATGGATGTCTTCGATATTCGAAGACTGAGCCAGTGACAGGCTGAGATCAAGAGTGAGCCAGGAATGAACAAAAGGTTTGGCCTGAGGCATGGCGATGACCTGATTCGCTTTGCTGAAATCGTGCTGACTGGCGAGATGGCTGAGTAGGGATTGCTGAATCATAAGGTTTCTCCGAAAGAGCGATGCGTTCAGAGTATCAATCGAAGTGGGTAAAAACTCGGGATAAGCCAGCATAGAGTAAGTGATGCTGGCGTT
This DNA window, taken from Vibrio neptunius, encodes the following:
- a CDS encoding RebB family R body protein; translation: MPVNDAVTDSVTQVNTEVVGDTPAVASGNLLLSTSQAMGISALNSTGANQQATLVHQSSTVQGVNSLLATGTAVIGRSVELILEPSAS
- a CDS encoding RebB family R body protein, whose product is MPVNEQVTDSVTQVNTKVVGETPAMAMGNLLMSTSHALSNAAHNATAAQQQAQITMQAATVQGVNSLMAIGSSVIGRGAEGIIEKG
- a CDS encoding RebB family R body protein, which translates into the protein MPVNEQVTDSVTQVNTKVVGETPAMAMGNLLMSTSQALGTAAHNATSGQQQAQITMQAATVQGVNSLMSIGSSVVGRSAEGIIEKDS
- a CDS encoding RebB family R body protein, with the translated sequence MKTVNTPPDQAESAFHAANQSVAQSTAMALADATDNLRNLNTLSTTAIGTALSQLLETGDPKYMDIIDQAQKVVTNGAENFGVVGDKVATVLHDRSQ
- a CDS encoding RebB family R body protein encodes the protein MKEQDTRFENEFEQELSQNAIDQFNTLQAFSSQPTSLLETTLADTLGLSMHNAVSTQQQSQMTTAASVTNACARLLQTQTRPTVEAKVEPKTEPAIFVDASHRLGREDGGSEDIQEDAEEKKRSFSLLRFLKRNKGKNDDQQ
- a CDS encoding RebB family R body protein, coding for MPKKVNEQITDSVTQTNTQVLAGSPANAMGNLFTSMGLAMSNLNNNATSAQQQANIGMQAATVQGVNALTAIGTAVLGRATEAIVEKDEE
- a CDS encoding RebB family R body protein encodes the protein MSDKNSAEDLKQVTEMIDQLTESAMSDTMGLHMQNAVTIQQGMQAISNASTSTACALILKKGG